The following are encoded together in the Elaeis guineensis chloroplast, complete genome genome:
- the ndhF gene encoding NADH dehydrogenase subunit 5 → MEHTYQYAWIIPFLPLTVTMSIGFGLILIPTATKNIRRIWAFPSIFLLSVAMGFSANLSIQQINGSFIYQYLWSWTIDIDFSLEFGYLIDPLTSIMSILITTVGVVILIYSDNYMSHDQGYLRFFAYMSFSNTSMLGLVTSSNLIQIHIFWELVGMCSYLLIGFWFTRPIAASACQKAFVTNRVGDFGLLLGILGLYWITGSLEFRDLFEIANNLIHNNGVSSLFATLCASLLFVGAVSKSAQFPLHVWLPDAMEGPTPISALIHAATMVAAGIFLVARLIPLFIDIPYIMNFISLIGVITVLLGATFSLAQRDIKRSLAYSTMSQLGYIMLALGIGSYRAALFHLITHAYSKALLFLGSGSIIHSMEPIVGYSPEKSQNMVLMGGLTRYVPITRTAFLLGTLSLCGIPPLACFWSKDEILNDSWLYSPIFAIIPYFTIGLTAFYMFRVYLLTFDGYLRIYFQNHSSTKSNSFYSISLWGKEAPKTVNKNLLLSTMNSKVHFFSKDTYQIFDNDKIRYFSTYFGNKYTSMYPHESDNTMLFPLLVLVLFTLFVGSIGISFDQGVMDSDILSKWLTPSQNLFHPNSNYSVNWYEFFTNSIFSVSIAFFGLFIAYIIYGSVYSFFQNLDLINSFVKGSPKRIILDQIKNIIYNWSYNRGYIDIFYTRVLAMGIRGITELTQFFDRHIIDGITNGVGLTSSLIGEGIRYMGGGRISSYLFLYFFYVSIFLLFFLFIGINPIIIQVSMG, encoded by the coding sequence ATGGAACATACATATCAATATGCATGGATAATACCTTTTCTTCCACTTACAGTTACTATGTCAATAGGATTTGGACTTATACTTATTCCGACAGCAACAAAAAATATTCGTCGTATATGGGCTTTTCCTAGTATTTTTTTGTTAAGTGTAGCTATGGGATTTTCGGCCAATCTGTCTATTCAACAAATAAATGGAAGTTTTATTTATCAATATCTATGGTCTTGGACCATAGATATTGATTTTTCCTTAGAGTTTGGATATTTGATCGATCCACTTACTTCTATTATGTCAATACTAATTACTACTGTTGGAGTCGTGATTCTTATTTATAGTGACAATTATATGTCTCACGACCAAGGATATTTGAGATTTTTTGCTTATATGAGTTTTTCCAATACTTCCATGTTGGGATTAGTTACCAGTTCTAATTTGATACAAATTCATATTTTTTGGGAACTAGTGGGAATGTGTTCCTATTTATTAATAGGGTTTTGGTTCACACGACCGATTGCCGCAAGTGCTTGTCAAAAAGCTTTTGTAACTAATCGTGTAGGAGATTTTGGTTTATTATTAGGAATCTTAGGTCTTTATTGGATAACAGGTAGTTTGGAATTTCGGGATTTGTTCGAAATAGCTAATAACTTGATCCATAATAATGGGGTCAGCTCCTTATTTGCTACTTTGTGCGCCTCTTTATTATTTGTCGGTGCAGTTTCTAAATCTGCACAATTCCCCCTCCACGTATGGTTACCTGATGCCATGGAAGGACCTACTCCTATCTCGGCCCTTATACACGCGGCTACTATGGTAGCAGCAGGAATTTTTCTTGTAGCTCGGCTTATTCCTCTTTTCATAGACATACCTTATATAATGAATTTCATTTCTTTAATAGGTGTAATAACAGTACTATTAGGAGCTACTTTTTCTCTTGCTCAAAGAGACATTAAAAGAAGTTTAGCTTATTCTACAATGTCTCAATTAGGTTATATTATGTTAGCTCTAGGTATAGGTTCTTATCGAGCGGCTTTATTCCATTTGATCACTCATGCCTATTCTAAAGCTTTATTGTTTTTGGGATCTGGATCTATTATTCATTCAATGGAACCTATTGTTGGATATTCACCAGAAAAAAGTCAGAATATGGTTCTTATGGGTGGTTTAACAAGATATGTTCCAATTACAAGAACTGCTTTTTTATTAGGTACACTTTCTCTTTGTGGTATTCCACCTCTTGCTTGTTTTTGGTCCAAAGATGAAATTCTTAATGATAGTTGGTTATATTCACCAATTTTTGCAATAATACCTTATTTCACAATAGGATTAACCGCATTTTATATGTTTCGGGTATATTTACTTACCTTTGATGGGTATTTGCGCATTTATTTTCAAAATCACAGTAGCACTAAAAGTAACTCGTTCTATTCAATATCTCTATGGGGAAAAGAAGCACCAAAAACAGTCAATAAAAATTTACTTTTATCAACAATGAATAGTAAGGTCCACTTTTTTTCAAAAGATACATATCAAATTTTTGATAATGATAAGATACGATACTTTAGTACTTACTTTGGAAATAAATATACTTCCATGTATCCTCACGAATCAGACAATACCATGCTATTTCCTCTGCTTGTATTGGTACTATTTACTTTGTTCGTTGGATCAATAGGAATTTCTTTTGATCAAGGAGTAATGGATTCTGATATATTATCGAAATGGTTAACCCCATCCCAAAATCTTTTCCATCCAAACTCGAATTATTCTGTGAATTGGTATGAATTTTTTACAAATTCCATTTTTTCAGTAAGTATAGCCTTTTTTGGATTATTCATAGCATATATTATATATGGGTCTGTTTATTCATTTTTCCAGAATTTGGACTTAATCAATTCATTTGTAAAAGGGAGCCCTAAGAGAATTATCTTGGACCAAATAAAAAATATTATATACAATTGGTCATATAATCGTGGTTACATAGATATTTTTTATACTAGAGTTTTAGCCATGGGTATAAGAGGAATAACCGAGCTAACTCAGTTTTTTGATAGACATATAATTGATGGAATTACAAACGGAGTTGGTCTTACAAGTTCCCTTATAGGTGAAGGGATCAGATATATGGGGGGGGGGCGAATCTCATCTTATTTATTCTTATATTTTTTTTATGTATCAATATTTTTATTATTTTTTTTGTTCATTGGTATAAACCCAATAATTATACAGGTCTCCATGGGATAA
- the rpl32 gene encoding ribosomal protein L32 → MAVPKKCISMSKKHIRRNIWKKKGYLTAAKAFSLAKSVSTGHSKSFFVRQTNNKVLG, encoded by the coding sequence ATGGCAGTTCCAAAAAAATGTATTTCTATGTCAAAAAAACATATTCGTAGGAATATTTGGAAGAAAAAAGGATATTTAACTGCAGCAAAAGCTTTTTCTTTAGCGAAATCGGTTTCTACCGGACATTCAAAAAGTTTTTTTGTGCGACAAACAAATAATAAAGTCTTGGGATAA
- the ccsA gene encoding cytochrome c heme attachment protein: MIFVALEHILTHISFSIISIVITIHFMNLLVYEIVGLRDSSEKGMIVTFFSITGLLISRWISSGHFPLSNLYESLIFLSCSLFIIHIISKKSNHKNNLSIITTPSTIFTQGFATSGLSTEMHQSAILVPALQSQWLMMHVSMMLLSYAALLCGSLLSIALLIITFRNNIHFFCKRKNFLIRPFFFGEIKYLNEKRRRVFKIKNPSSFSFRNYYKYQLTQHLDYWSYRMISLGFTFLTIGILCGAVWANEAWGSYWSWDPKETWAFITWTVFAIYLHTRTNQSLQGTNSALIASIGFFIIWICYFGVNLLGIGLHSYGSFTLTSN, translated from the coding sequence ATGATATTTGTAGCTTTAGAGCATATATTAACTCATATCTCTTTTTCGATCATTTCAATTGTAATTACGATTCATTTCATGAACTTATTAGTCTACGAAATCGTAGGATTACGTGATTCATCGGAAAAAGGGATGATAGTCACCTTTTTCTCTATAACAGGATTATTAATTTCTCGTTGGATTTCTTCGGGACATTTTCCGTTAAGTAATTTATACGAGTCATTAATCTTCCTTTCATGTAGTTTATTTATTATTCATATAATTTCCAAGAAATCGAACCATAAAAATAATTTAAGCATAATAACTACCCCAAGTACTATTTTTACTCAAGGTTTCGCTACGTCGGGTCTTTCAACTGAAATGCATCAATCCGCAATATTAGTACCTGCTCTACAATCTCAGTGGTTAATGATGCACGTAAGTATGATGTTATTGAGCTATGCAGCTCTTTTATGCGGATCGTTATTATCAATTGCTCTTCTAATCATTACATTTCGAAACAACATACATTTTTTTTGTAAAAGAAAAAATTTCTTAATTAGACCATTTTTCTTTGGTGAGATTAAATACTTGAATGAAAAAAGAAGAAGGGTTTTTAAAATTAAAAACCCTTCTTCTTTTTCATTTCGAAATTATTACAAATATCAATTGACTCAGCATTTGGATTATTGGAGTTATCGTATGATTAGTTTAGGGTTTACTTTTTTAACCATAGGCATTCTATGTGGAGCAGTATGGGCCAATGAAGCATGGGGATCTTATTGGAGTTGGGATCCGAAGGAAACTTGGGCATTTATTACTTGGACCGTATTCGCGATTTATTTACATACTAGAACAAATCAAAGTTTACAAGGTACGAATTCGGCACTTATAGCTTCTATAGGATTTTTTATAATTTGGATATGCTATTTTGGGGTCAATCTATTAGGAATAGGTTTACATAGTTATGGTTCATTCACATTAACATCTAATTGA